From Prionailurus viverrinus isolate Anna chromosome B2, UM_Priviv_1.0, whole genome shotgun sequence, the proteins below share one genomic window:
- the KCNK17 gene encoding potassium channel subfamily K member 17 → MAPGHGLPASLALCRPRAPAASDDRAPHCAVPGTVLLLLAYLAYLALGTGVFWVLESPAARDSSARFQREKWALLQNFTCLDGPALDSLIRGIVQAYQSGDIVLGNTTSMGRWELVGSFFFSVSTVTTIGYGNLSPHTMAARLFCIFFALVGIPLNLVVLNRLGHLMQQGVHHCARSLGGAWQDPAKARWLAGSGALLSGLLLFLLLPPLLFCHMEGWSYVESFYFAFITLSTVGFGDYVIGMDPSRRYPLWYKNTVSLWILFGMAWLALIIKLILSLLETPGRSYSCYHHSSKENFKPQSWRQSPDGEAEPRLPQSGCCPEGPVRIMQHPEPSTQVSCCGKGN, encoded by the exons ATGGCTCCAGGCcatggcctccctgcctctctggctctgtgcagacccCGAGCCCCGGCGGCGTCCGACGACAGGGCTCCACACTGCGCCGTGCCGGGCACCGTGCTCCTGCTGCTCGCCTACCTGGCTTACCTGGCGCTGGGCACCGGCGTGTTCTGGGTGCTGGAGAGCCCCGCGGCGCGTGACTCCAGCGCGAGGTTCCAGCGCGAGAAATGGGCGCTGCTGCAGAACTTCACGTGTCTGGATGGCCCGGCGCTGGACTCGTTGATCCGG GGCATCGTCCAAGCGTACCAAAGTGGGGACATCGTCCTTGGCAACACCACCAGCATGGGGCGCTGGGAGCTCGTGGgctccttcttcttttctgtgtCCACGGTCACCACGATTG GCTACGGCAACCTGAGCCCCCATACGATGGCTGCCCGCCTCTTCTGCATCTTCTTTGCTCTTGTGGGGATCCCGCTCAACCTCgtggtgctcaaccgactggggcATCTCATGCAGCAGGGAGTGCATCACTGTGCCCGCAGCCTGGGGGGCGCCTGGCAG GACCCTGCCAAGGCTCGGTGGCTGGCAGGCTCCGGTGCCCTCCTCTCGGGCCTCCTGCTCTTCCTGCTGCTGCCCCCACTGCTCTTCTGCCACATGGAGGGCTGGAGCTATGTAGAGAGCTTCTACTTCGCCTTCATCACCCTCAGCACCGTGGGCTTCGGCGACTACGTGATCG GGATGGACCCCTCCCGGAGGTACCCGCTGTGGTACAAGAATACAGTGTCCCTATGGATCCTCTTCGGGATGGCGTGGCTGGCCTTGATCATCAAACTCATCCTCTCCCTGCTGGAGACCCCGGGGAGATCATATTCCTGCTACCACCACAGCTCCAAAGAGAACTTCAAGCCCCAAAGCTGGAGGCAGAGCCCCGATGGGGAGGCAGAACCCCGTTTGCCACAGTCAGGCTGCTGTCCAGAGGGGCCTGTGAGAATCATGCAGCATCCAGAACCCTCTACTCAGGTCTCATGTTGTGGAAAGGGCAACTAG